The genomic region GTCTGGTCCAGGTCATATCTCGGAGAACGATAATAATAACTCGCTGCCGCCTTATATGAAGCCTCTTCAGCTTTCTGACTGTTTGGATACAACTGTAAAAACCTTTCGAACTGGAAAGGAGAATTATAATAATCTTCTAATTGGTAATACGTATCTGCTAATAGAAACACAAGTCTTTCACCTTGTGGTTTTCCACGGAATTCAGGCTCGATTTGCTCTAACAATCTCAAAGCTTTTCTAAGCTTCTTATTAGAATCTTCCTCCTTGCCTTCGTTATATAATTCTTCTGCCGCCGTATATTTTGGAGCAGTTTCTTTACTCTTAAGCAGCTGCTGATATTCACTACAAGAAAGTGTTACCATTAGCAAACCTAAAACTAGAATTCCTTTTTTCATGATACGTAAAAACATCTGGCAAAAATACATTTTTTGTGAGTATAAAAAAAACTTTCCTGAACTACTCAAATAACCCTAATATCAAGGGATTATTGCCATATGAGTTTAATTTTAAAGAAAACTATTAATTAAATTCAATTAAAAGTTATCCATAAAACTATGGATGCGATTGGTCAATGCATCCGATGCTTCTACCAATGGAAGTCGTAAATAATTAGAGATCAATCCTTTTTTAGCCAGCAGGGCTTTGATCCCGGCAGGATTACCTTCAGCAAAAATAAGCTCGATGGAAGGGGCGATCCTGTAATGTAGTTTATAAGCTTCAGCCACTTTACCTTCCAGACCTGCTCTTACCATATCTGAAAATTCTCTGGGAAGTCCCTGACCAATTACAGAAATAACACCTTTCCCTCCGGCAAGCGTCATGGGTAAAGTGACCATATCATCTCCAGAGATTACCATAAAATCTTCAGGCACCAGGCTAATAAGTTTCATAGCCTGCACAATATCTCCGGCTGCTTCTTTAACTCCTATAATATTATCACATTCTCTTGCGATGCGATTTATTGTTTCAGGTAAAACATTTGAAGCTGTTCTTCCAGGTACATTGTAAAGAATAACCGGCAATGGAGAAGCTTCTGATACTGCCTTAAAATGACGATAGATCCCTTCTTGTGTAGGCTTATTGTAATAAGGAGAAACCGAAAGAATCGCATCAAAACCATCAAGGTTAGATGTTTTTAATTCTTCTGCCAGTGCAGCTGTATCATTACCACCTATTCCAAGAACCAGAGGTAATTTCCCGGCGTTAGCTGTTCTCACCGTATCCTTAATTAGCTCCTTCTCTTGCTTATTTAGAGTTGCGCTTTCGGCGGTAGTACCCAATACTACCAGATATTCAATTCCATTCGCTATCTGATCCTTAACCAGATTAGTTAAAGCATCAGTATCTACAGATAAATCCTCTTTAAATGGAGTGATTAATGCTACTCCCGTTCCCACAAAGGCTTCCATCAATTATTTCTTTTTAAAATTCTAGAATATTTTATTACCTCCTGCTGAAAATCTTCAATACTATCAGAAAAGATCTCTATATCATAAATACCGTATTCATCAGGATGATTTCCAAGTTTTATACCAGCATTTGTAACTGCCGCAAGCAAAGATCCCGCCTGACATTTACCTGAAAAATGACAAATAAGAAAATCATAACGGTTACTAGCAAAGTCTTGTATCCCTTCAGCTCTGAATTCTCCTGAAACCGTCACATCCTTAGAATACAAAATTTCAACATCCTGTAATTCCGGCGATAGTTCCATCGAACCGCATATCACTACCTTGAGATCTTCCTTCTTAATTCCCAGTTCATTATAGGTATTTAAGAGCTCTTTCGTATTCTCAAAATTTTCAGCATCGATGATCAATCCAACTTTTCCTGAGTAATCTTCTCCTTGAAAGGCCTTATTATTTAAAGCCTTTCTAATCTTCTTAGAATAGATAATACTTTTCAGTTTATTGGTGATCATCTCAAATTTTAGGTGGCGCAAATGTAAATAATTTATACCAGGAAAAAAGGAGAAAGTAAGCTGTGAACCTTTATAGTTATTGGAATTTAACAGGTTTATTTATTCTGTTAAATAAGAGGGTTCTATACCAGGTTGATTAGTTTAAGCTTCTTCTCATGGGTGGCAAAAAATTGAAAGGCCATAATGATCCCGATGAACCTTAAGAAATTCTGTAGTAATAATACGCTCGTATCTGGTAAGTAATAAAGAGCCATATCCCTCATAATATCTGCAATTAGAATCGTCATTACCAGGGTGACAAAAAAAACAGATTTTCTGGAATAGGAGTTCAGGTAATAAATAAGACATACTAAAGCCAGCACAAAAAGGACTATATAGTACATCGAGTAAAAGGCTACTTCCACCAGGCTTACGATCTGATTTTCTAATTCCTGAAAATGATCGAAAACGAAATAACTATTCACACTTAGCATTAAAAAAAAGAATAAAAACATGAACTTATTACCTGACTCTCTCTGGGTGTATTTTAAAGCTTCTCTCACCAGGAATATGTATGAAACCATCTGGAAAAACATCACTACGCTATGAATCGCATCCACACTCTGGAAAAACTTAAAAAGTGTTGCCACCATATTAAGACCTAAGAAAGAAAGAATGTTCAGGTTTGAAAAATTCAACCGACGAGAAAAGCCTCTCAATAGAATAATATAGGTAATCAATTCTGAAAGGACCAAGAGCCAGTGCAGCTTATAAACAACCGCGATTAGCATAAAAACAAGCAGAGGTATACTAGCAATTATATAAAATCGGCTATACTTCATAAGTTAGAAATGGGATCGCCAAAATATATAAAAGAATTGAAAAATATGAGAATTGCTTAATAATTTCTCACTTTTCACCAAGAATAATCAACAATACCCTTCAAATTCTAAGATTAATAAGGAAATTCAATTTATTATTTAATTCAATTATTATTCAAAACCTACCCTGCTTAGGATTCCGCAGGATGTTTGCAGCGATTAAGTTTTTTATATTTGCAAAATATTGAAGCTTATGCATAACAGAATATTTTTCACACTATCCCTAGCAGTCTTGCTAATTTCCTGCAAGGGAACAAATACAGATTCAATCCAGTTATCTGAAGTAAATTCCGAAAGATTTACCGTAGATGAATCAATAAAGGGAGATAAGGAAATAGAAGAATTCATCGCTCCATTTAAAGAACATTTAAATGCAACTTTAGATTCTGTCATCGCCTTTAACCCAAAGCTGCTTTCCAAGAATGACGGAGACCTTAATACTGCCATTGGAAACCTTATGGCAGATATCGTTATGGTTCAGGCAAATCCGGTCATTAAGAAAAGGTCAGGTAAAGATATCGATATGGTTTTGCTAAATAAAGGCGGAATAAGAGCTGAACTACCTGCCGGTGGAGTGACCGCAAGATCTGCCTATAACCTTATGCCTTTTGAGAATGAGATCGTGGTAGCAGAACTTAACGGCAAACAAATAAAGCAAATGCTCAAATATCTTGAAAAAGCTAAATCGGCACACCCGGTTAGCGGAATTAAGATCCTGGCAGATAGGGATTACAAAACCATTAAAGCCACGATTCAAGGTAAAGAGATCGATGAAAACAAAACTTTTTTGGTCGCTACTTCAGATTATCTTCTTAATGGAGGGGACAATATGATGTTTTTTAAAGATCCGGTGAATATTTATGGTGCCGATTACAAGATCAGGAACGCGCTTATAGATTACTTTACTAAAGTAGATACTATCAAAGCCGAAATAGACGATCGATATATTAGAGAATAAGGAGCATGAAAAGAAAAGACTTTATACAAAACACAGCAGCGGCTACAGCATTTGTAAGCATTGGAGGATTATCATCCCTTTCTTTCAAACCGGCAGCTGAAAAACATATTACCATTCTGCACACCAATGATGTACACAGCCATATTGAACCATTTGGTCCAGAAGAAGGCCGCAATGCCAACCTTGGCGGCATTGCCAGAAGAGCAACTTTGATCGAGAAGATAAGGCTTGAAAATCCGAATACGCTTTTACTTGATGCGGGAGATATTTTTCAGGGTACGCCCTACTTCAACTTTTATGGTGGGGAACTGGAATTTAAACTCATGAGCAAATTAAAATATGATGCAGCAACCATTGGGAATCATGATTTCGACAATGGCATTGATGGACTTTACGCTCAATTGCCTCATGCCGATTTTGATTTTTTGGTCTCCAATTATGATTTCAGCAACACCATTATGGACGGTCAGACCAAAGATTACAGGGTTTTTAAGAAAGATGGAGTAAAGATCGGTGTTTTTGGACTTGGAATCGAATTGAAAGGCCTGGTGAATGATAAGCTTTATAAGGAAACCAAATATCTGGATCCCTTGGAAATGGCTACCGAGGTAGGTTCAAAATTAAAGAATGAAGAAAAATGTGATCTGGTACTCTGTCTTTCTCACCTAGGCTATGAATACAAGAGTAATAAGGTATCTGATATTAAACTAGCACGTGCAACTGAAAATATCGACCTTATTATTGGTGGTCACACTCATACTTTCCTGGAGAAACCAACAGTTGAAAAAAACAAGGCTGGTAAAAATGTACTGGTAAATCAGGTTGGATGCTACGGACTTTATTTAGGCAGGGTAGACTTCTATCTTGATGCCGGTAAAAATCTTAAGGCCGATGGAACCAAGGTTGCAGTGAAATAATTATTTAACCGGAAAATCAAAATAAGTATCTGGATATGGTTCGGCATCATAAGTATAATGCCACCATTCCTCAGAATAAGACCTGAACCCATGCTTACGCATGGTCAGTCTGAGAATTTCACGGTTTCTTTTCTGCTCTGCGGTTATCCTATCTGTATAATGATGAGAGACCTCTCCGAAGAAATCATAGTTTCCACCCATGTCAACTTCTTCACAATCATCCACATTTATTAGCGTAAGGTCTACTGTACTTCCTCTGGAATGCCCCGAACTTGAAGCGATATAACCTAACTCGAAAAGTTTGCTTTTTGGAACATCAGGATAAAATTCAGATTTCATCAGGGTATCACTTTCCTCTCTTGCCCATTCTACAAAATGATTCACAGCTCTTTGTGGCCGATATGCGTCGAACACCTTCAGCATATAATCTTTAAGTATCAATTCCTTCTGAACTTCTGCTAAGGCCATCGCTGCTTTTTTACTCATTATCGCCTGCTCAGCTTCGTATCCTTTAATAGGTTTACCTACAAAATTGTGATTGTCGGCATATCGTATCTCATAAATGATATCTGGGATCACCTCATCAAGATGTACAAAATCCTCAGGAATCTCCTGGGCATTGATTAATCCTGAAAACAGGCTAAAAAAACTAAAAAGTACCGGGAATAATTTTCTCATTATTTTCTTCTGAAAAGTGTTCTTAATTCAACATTTTCAGGAAATCATCTTCATTAATGATTTTGGTCCCCAGCTTCTCGGCTTTTGCCAGTTTACTAGGCCCCATATTATCTCCAGCAACGAGGTAATTTGTTTTAGAAGAAATTGAACTCGATACCTTCCCGCCATTATCCTCTATCATCTTTTTTAGTTCGTTTCTGGAAACCTTCTCAAAAACTCCTGATATCACAAAACTATTTCCGTTAAGCAGCTCTGTTTGGTTAGCCAGTTTCTCTGCAGAAATTTCTAATTGAACTCCATATTCTTTCAACCTTTGCACGATCTCGCGGTTCGATTCTGTCTTAAAGAAATCTACCACACTCCAGGCAATACGCTCACCTATCTCATCTACATTCACTAACTCTTCTTCTGAAGCCAAAGCAAGCGCATCGATATTCTTGAAATGTTTGGCGAGTTTTTTAGCTACTGTCTCACCCACATATCTTATTCCAAGGGCAAAAAGAACCCTTTCAAAAGGGATCTCTTTAGATTTTTCAATTCCTGCAATAAGATTATCTGCAGACTTCTCTGCCATTCGTTCTAGTGGCAGAACATCTTCCTTTTTCAGGGTGTACAGATCAGCATAATTCTCGATAAGCCCGGCATTTACCAGTAGAGCAACCGTTTCGCCTCCAAGGCCTTCAATATCCATGGCCTTTCGCGAAATATAATGCTGAATTCTGCCAATGATCTGCGGCGGACATCCATTTGTATTCGGGCAGTAATGCTGAGCCTCCCCTTCATTTCTTATCAGTTCTGTACCACATTCGGGGCAATTGGTCGCATATTGAGTAGGCTCACTGTCAGGGTCTCTTTTGGTGAAATCTACCCCAACGATCTTAGGAATGATCTCTCCACCCTTTTCTACAAAAACGGTATCTCCTTCCCTAACATCCAGTTTCTCGATCTGGTCTGCATTATGCAAAGAAGCTCTCTTTACTACAGTACCAGCAAGCTGAACAGGTTCAAGATTAGCAACCGGAGTGATCGCTCCTGTTCTTCCTACCTGGTAGGTGATCTTTTTAAGTTTAGTGCTTTCCTGCTCTGCCTTAAACTTGTAAGCGATCGCCCAGCGCGGAGATTTAGCCGTATGACCTAGTTCTTCCTGCTGATGAAAATCGTTCACCTTCACCACCACTCCATCAGTTTCATAAGGAAGATCATGCCTATGTTGATCCCAGTAATTGATATAATCAAGGACTTCATCTATAGAATTCTTCAATTCAGACTCAGCAGGTACCTTAAAACCCCAGTTTCTGGCTCTTTCTAAACCTTCGAATTGAGATCCTATTCCGGTATTTTCCCCTACAATACTATATAACAAACACTCTAAAGGCCGCTTGGAAACTTCTGCACTGTCCTGAAGCTTCAAACTTCCTGAAGCGGTATTCCTGGGATTAGCATAAGGCTCTTCCCCAATATCCACACGCTCTGCATTCATTTTCGCAAAGCCTTCATAGGGAAGAACAATCTCCCCTCGAATGTCGAATTTTTCAGGATACTCCCCTTTCAGCTTAAGAGGTACAGAACGAATGGTTCTCACATTATTGGTAACATCATCTCCCTGAAATCCATCTCCTCGCGTCACCGCTCTATCCAGGATACCATTTTTATAAGTAAGACTTATGGACGCACCATCATACTTTAGTTCGCAAACATATTGCACTTTACCTTCAACAATCTTTCTAACCCGGGTCTCCCACTCTTCAAGCTCTTCTTTAGAATATGAATTAGAAAGCGAATACATCCTGTGATCATGGACCACAGTTTCAAAATTCTTGGTAATAGCCCCTCCTACTCTTTGAGTTGGAGAATTTGGATCTTCAAATTCGGGATGTTTCTCCTCAAGTTCCTGAAGCTCCTTTAATTTCATATCGAATTCATAATCGCTAATTACAGGCTTATCCAGCACATAGTAATTATAATTATGCTCCTGTAATTCCTTGCGAAGAGTCTGAATTTTCTTTTCGACGTCCATGTAAAAATCAGTTGGTATTAGATTTCTGAAATCTTCAGCTCATCATTGCTGAAATTCAGTTTAAATGTTTTTGAATCGTGCTCAAATTCCAGTTCGAAATCTGAACTATATGCTTTATCACTGGTGGGGAACCAGTCTTTTTTATCATTATTTATGGTGATCAACAATCCTGAAGGATCGCCTATGGCACAGAACCTATCAAAATCTCCGTCAAAATGATCGAGACCACATTCGAGTTTAAGCTTTTCGAACTTAGGTTTTATTTCTTTTGTCACCATTCCAATTTCAGCAAGGCCTACAATATTGGAGCTGTTGAAAATTGCCGATTCCGGCTTCTGAAACTCTCTTCTGGAAATAAGCTCCATTATATTTTTATCCTTATCATAAAAATAGATCGATTTCGCCTGCCAGTTAGAAAAATCTATAATCTTATCATCGTTATACTTTAAGACTGGAATAATATTCTCGAGCCATCTTAATGCTTCATTTTCCTGCACATCGGGTACATGAAATGCAATATGATACGGCGTCGCCTTCTCTCTGAATTCAAACCTCAAAATAGAATAACCGGCTACCAGTTCGAAACTATCTTCTGTATAATTCGCGATCTCAAAACCAAGTTCATCGCGGTAAAGCTCAAGCTGTTGTTTGATATTAGAAGTATATATTTTGAGTTTTTTGATTTTCATGATCAGGTCTGATTTTTATTCATCCATTTTGGCACAGGCTTAGGCTCAAATTTCCTCATTTGGTCTAAAAGATCTTCAAAATTATCTGAGATCAGTAAAATATCTAGATTATCTTTCTTCAGAAGACCTTTAGAACACATTTTGTTCAACATATTAATAAGATCATCATAAAAACCTCTAATATTTAGAAGCCCAATAGGCTTTCTATGCAAACCTAATTGTGCCCAGGTAACGATCTCAAATAACTCTTCGAAGGTACCAAAACCTCCTGGCAAGGTTATAAAAGCATCACTCAATTCGTTCATAGTGAGCTTGCGCTCGTGCATATCCTGAGTCGTGATAAGTTTATCCAGGCTGGTATGTACAACCTCCTTAGTTTTCAGGAAATCTGGGATCACCCCGGTCGCTTTACCATTATAATCCATCACTCCCTGAGCAACCTGACCCATAAGCCCTAATTTACTACCACCATATATTAAGCGAATACTATTTTCAGCCATCATCTTCCCAACCTCATAAGCCGTTTTGTAGATCTCGGTATCATTTCCATCGCTACTGGCACAAAATACAGCCAGGTTATGTATTTTATTTAAATTTTCATTCATATTTTATTTCCTGATCGCTTTCAACATTCGGTAATTCCCAAAAATATCCTTTTTCAATTCAGCTACAAAGCCAAAATTTTCAACAAGGGCCTTTGTCTCCTCTCCCAGATATTGATTTATTTCAAAATACAATTTTCCATTATCACTTAATCCGTCTGCAGCGAGTTGGGTT from Gramella sp. MT6 harbors:
- the dapA gene encoding 4-hydroxy-tetrahydrodipicolinate synthase; this encodes MEAFVGTGVALITPFKEDLSVDTDALTNLVKDQIANGIEYLVVLGTTAESATLNKQEKELIKDTVRTANAGKLPLVLGIGGNDTAALAEELKTSNLDGFDAILSVSPYYNKPTQEGIYRHFKAVSEASPLPVILYNVPGRTASNVLPETINRIARECDNIIGVKEAAGDIVQAMKLISLVPEDFMVISGDDMVTLPMTLAGGKGVISVIGQGLPREFSDMVRAGLEGKVAEAYKLHYRIAPSIELIFAEGNPAGIKALLAKKGLISNYLRLPLVEASDALTNRIHSFMDNF
- a CDS encoding 5'-nucleotidase; protein product: MHNRIFFTLSLAVLLISCKGTNTDSIQLSEVNSERFTVDESIKGDKEIEEFIAPFKEHLNATLDSVIAFNPKLLSKNDGDLNTAIGNLMADIVMVQANPVIKKRSGKDIDMVLLNKGGIRAELPAGGVTARSAYNLMPFENEIVVAELNGKQIKQMLKYLEKAKSAHPVSGIKILADRDYKTIKATIQGKEIDENKTFLVATSDYLLNGGDNMMFFKDPVNIYGADYKIRNALIDYFTKVDTIKAEIDDRYIRE
- a CDS encoding metallophosphatase; its protein translation is MKRKDFIQNTAAATAFVSIGGLSSLSFKPAAEKHITILHTNDVHSHIEPFGPEEGRNANLGGIARRATLIEKIRLENPNTLLLDAGDIFQGTPYFNFYGGELEFKLMSKLKYDAATIGNHDFDNGIDGLYAQLPHADFDFLVSNYDFSNTIMDGQTKDYRVFKKDGVKIGVFGLGIELKGLVNDKLYKETKYLDPLEMATEVGSKLKNEEKCDLVLCLSHLGYEYKSNKVSDIKLARATENIDLIIGGHTHTFLEKPTVEKNKAGKNVLVNQVGCYGLYLGRVDFYLDAGKNLKADGTKVAVK
- a CDS encoding M15 family metallopeptidase, whose translation is MRKLFPVLFSFFSLFSGLINAQEIPEDFVHLDEVIPDIIYEIRYADNHNFVGKPIKGYEAEQAIMSKKAAMALAEVQKELILKDYMLKVFDAYRPQRAVNHFVEWAREESDTLMKSEFYPDVPKSKLFELGYIASSSGHSRGSTVDLTLINVDDCEEVDMGGNYDFFGEVSHHYTDRITAEQKRNREILRLTMRKHGFRSYSEEWWHYTYDAEPYPDTYFDFPVK
- the ligA gene encoding NAD-dependent DNA ligase LigA, encoding MDVEKKIQTLRKELQEHNYNYYVLDKPVISDYEFDMKLKELQELEEKHPEFEDPNSPTQRVGGAITKNFETVVHDHRMYSLSNSYSKEELEEWETRVRKIVEGKVQYVCELKYDGASISLTYKNGILDRAVTRGDGFQGDDVTNNVRTIRSVPLKLKGEYPEKFDIRGEIVLPYEGFAKMNAERVDIGEEPYANPRNTASGSLKLQDSAEVSKRPLECLLYSIVGENTGIGSQFEGLERARNWGFKVPAESELKNSIDEVLDYINYWDQHRHDLPYETDGVVVKVNDFHQQEELGHTAKSPRWAIAYKFKAEQESTKLKKITYQVGRTGAITPVANLEPVQLAGTVVKRASLHNADQIEKLDVREGDTVFVEKGGEIIPKIVGVDFTKRDPDSEPTQYATNCPECGTELIRNEGEAQHYCPNTNGCPPQIIGRIQHYISRKAMDIEGLGGETVALLVNAGLIENYADLYTLKKEDVLPLERMAEKSADNLIAGIEKSKEIPFERVLFALGIRYVGETVAKKLAKHFKNIDALALASEEELVNVDEIGERIAWSVVDFFKTESNREIVQRLKEYGVQLEISAEKLANQTELLNGNSFVISGVFEKVSRNELKKMIEDNGGKVSSSISSKTNYLVAGDNMGPSKLAKAEKLGTKIINEDDFLKMLN
- a CDS encoding VOC family protein; its protein translation is MKIKKLKIYTSNIKQQLELYRDELGFEIANYTEDSFELVAGYSILRFEFREKATPYHIAFHVPDVQENEALRWLENIIPVLKYNDDKIIDFSNWQAKSIYFYDKDKNIMELISRREFQKPESAIFNSSNIVGLAEIGMVTKEIKPKFEKLKLECGLDHFDGDFDRFCAIGDPSGLLITINNDKKDWFPTSDKAYSSDFELEFEHDSKTFKLNFSNDELKISEI
- a CDS encoding TIGR00730 family Rossman fold protein, whose translation is MNENLNKIHNLAVFCASSDGNDTEIYKTAYEVGKMMAENSIRLIYGGSKLGLMGQVAQGVMDYNGKATGVIPDFLKTKEVVHTSLDKLITTQDMHERKLTMNELSDAFITLPGGFGTFEELFEIVTWAQLGLHRKPIGLLNIRGFYDDLINMLNKMCSKGLLKKDNLDILLISDNFEDLLDQMRKFEPKPVPKWMNKNQT